One Fibrobacter sp. UWP2 genomic region harbors:
- a CDS encoding radical SAM protein: protein MFYRQSRDTFIRSIGEYGYIYSQLTKHDRTYTQEGGAFLKALSREPQSLEMLAVKACECFEGITPLDIQTDMQDFLDSLVADRYLVSGNTVEECAAMDTYFSYAENPKTLFTYNALQNSDDENLYADTQDVLGAYYREHPQIHSCQIETTNRCNERCIHCYIPHELKNVVLPYEVIESVLNQLHDLRVMGLTLSGGEFFTHPDAEKILRKARELDFSFYVLSNITLITPHMIDVLKEVNPNYVQTSLYSVIPEEHDHITQLKGSCAKTKAAIDALISANIPVQISCPVMKTNYHTYKDVLKYAYERNCKARTDYVMMARYDFTTDNLAERLTIEQTEELLKDIIQFDKDYLDFTDMPVRPISREDWGNRPFCGVGMNNLCIASDGIVYPCSGWQGMACGNVREQSIKDIWEKSPQLNKLRNLTKSAIPQCYDCEDRQFCAPCLVRNFNESGGDYLKVAPHFCKAAHLNRKLVEEAKVRKRAKQNA, encoded by the coding sequence ATGTTCTATCGACAATCTCGTGACACATTTATCCGGTCTATTGGTGAATATGGCTATATCTATAGTCAGCTTACCAAGCATGACCGCACCTATACTCAGGAAGGTGGTGCATTTCTTAAAGCTCTCTCTCGCGAGCCTCAGAGCTTAGAAATGCTTGCTGTAAAGGCCTGCGAATGCTTTGAAGGAATCACTCCATTAGATATTCAGACGGATATGCAAGATTTTTTGGATTCCTTGGTTGCCGACCGCTACTTGGTTTCTGGAAATACTGTTGAAGAGTGTGCGGCAATGGATACCTATTTCAGCTATGCAGAAAATCCCAAAACACTGTTCACGTATAATGCTCTGCAAAATTCCGATGATGAAAATCTCTATGCGGATACGCAAGATGTTTTAGGAGCATATTACCGTGAGCATCCGCAAATCCATAGTTGTCAAATTGAAACAACAAATCGTTGCAATGAAAGGTGTATTCATTGCTATATTCCCCATGAACTGAAGAATGTGGTTTTGCCTTATGAAGTAATTGAAAGCGTCCTTAACCAATTGCATGATTTGCGAGTGATGGGCTTGACGCTATCGGGTGGCGAATTTTTTACGCATCCTGATGCAGAAAAGATTTTGCGCAAGGCTCGTGAACTCGATTTTAGTTTTTATGTGCTGTCGAACATTACCTTGATTACACCGCATATGATTGATGTTCTTAAAGAAGTCAATCCGAATTATGTACAGACATCGCTTTATAGTGTTATTCCTGAAGAACACGACCATATTACGCAACTTAAAGGCTCCTGTGCGAAAACCAAGGCTGCTATTGATGCGTTGATTTCGGCGAATATCCCTGTACAAATCAGTTGCCCAGTGATGAAAACGAATTATCATACCTACAAAGATGTACTGAAATACGCTTATGAACGTAATTGTAAGGCTCGGACCGATTATGTAATGATGGCACGGTACGATTTTACGACGGATAATCTTGCGGAACGTTTGACTATTGAGCAGACTGAAGAATTACTCAAAGATATTATTCAATTTGACAAAGATTATCTTGATTTTACGGATATGCCTGTTCGTCCAATATCACGGGAAGATTGGGGAAATCGTCCTTTCTGTGGGGTTGGTATGAACAATCTCTGCATTGCAAGCGATGGTATTGTATATCCTTGCAGCGGTTGGCAGGGAATGGCGTGTGGTAATGTTCGTGAACAGTCTATCAAGGATATTTGGGAAAAGTCTCCGCAATTGAATAAGCTCCGTAATCTTACCAAATCTGCTATTCCGCAATGCTATGATTGTGAAGATCGACAATTCTGTGCGCCTTGTCTTGTTCGTAATTTCAATGAAAGTGGTGGAGACTATTTGAAAGTGGCTCCGCACTTCTGTAAGGCAGCCCACTTGAATCGCAAACTTGTGGAAGAGGCCAAAGTTAGGAAAAGAGCAAAACAGAATGCCTAA